One region of Duncaniella freteri genomic DNA includes:
- a CDS encoding ExbD/TolR family protein codes for MALKRQHRMMEVFSMASMTDVIFLLLIFFMVTSTFVFPTALEVNLPESSHQTSLKPSTRVFIDKDSRFYVSISGEEPSAVELESLAGALQDARINSSPDSDDFIAVYADEEVTYGTLVRVLDLGAQNNLKMVLATKPAPASARPE; via the coding sequence ATGGCACTCAAACGACAGCACCGAATGATGGAAGTGTTCTCCATGGCATCCATGACCGATGTCATATTCCTGCTTCTCATCTTTTTTATGGTGACATCCACATTCGTTTTCCCCACCGCCCTTGAAGTGAATCTTCCGGAGAGTTCTCATCAGACATCTCTAAAGCCTTCCACCAGGGTGTTTATTGACAAGGACTCACGTTTCTATGTCTCCATTTCCGGCGAAGAGCCGTCAGCGGTTGAGCTCGAATCGCTCGCCGGTGCGCTTCAGGATGCACGCATCAACTCTTCTCCCGATTCTGACGATTTCATCGCTGTATATGCCGATGAGGAAGTGACTTATGGTACCCTTGTCAGGGTCCTCGACCTCGGAGCGCAGAATAATCTTAAAATGGTGCTTGCAACCAAACCCGCGCCTGCATCCGCTCGACCTGAATAA